The Deltaproteobacteria bacterium genomic interval ATCACCGGCGGCAGGGAGCGCCGGTACCCGACCGCGGTCATTCCGAGTGCGCCGCAGGCGCAGAGGCCGGCGCCCCACAGACGGAGGCGGGCGTCGGCGCGAACGGAGAAGAGAGGCGGGGGCTCGTCGCCCACCAGGCGAAGCTGCGGGGCCATGGCGCCGAGTCTACCATTGGGGCGTGGAACCGCTCCCGCGCAGCTTCTACGATCGCAACGCGGTGAAGGTGGCGCCGGCGCTGCTCGGGTGCATCCTCGCCCGACGTGTGCGCGGCGCGTACGTCCTCGGGCGCATCGTGGAGACGGAGGCCTACGTCGGCGAGCACGACCTGGCCTGCCACGCCCGCGCGGGCCGCACCGCCCGGACGGAGGTGATGTACGGCGAGCCAGGCCACGCTTACGTGTACCTGATCTACGGAATCCACCAGATGCTGAACTGCGTCTGCGGGCCGGGCAGCGACGCGAATGCAGTCTTGATCCGCTCCGTCGAGCCGGTACCCGATTCGCTGCCCTGGCTCCATTCCACCGCGCGTGGGCCCGGCAACGTCTGCAAGGCGTTCGGAGTGAAGGCGTCGCACAACCGCGCCGACCTGTGCGATCCGCAGGGCGAGCTGATCGTGCTGCCCCGGCGGGGACGCCCGCGGATCGCGCGCGGGCCCCGGGTCGGCGTCGACTACGCCGGGAAATGGGCGGCGGAGCCCCTGCGCTTCTGCGACGCGGACAGCCCCCATGTCTCGAGACCTGCCCAGTCTCAGAAGTAGCCGCAACGCCGCACTTGCGGTGCGGCGGCGGCCATCCCGGTGAGCACATCTGCGGCCCTAGAATCAAGCTTGAGAATCGGCGGGGATCGTGGTGACCTGCGGTCCGATGAAAATCCGCCGTCTGGAGATCTCCGGCTTCAAGTCGTTCGCGGATCGAGTCGTCTTTTCCTTCGATGAGGGCATCACCGGAGTGGTGGGCCCGAACGGGTGCGGCAAGAGCAACGTCGTGGACGCCGTCCGCTGGGCAATGGGCGAGCAGAGCGCGAAGCACCTGCGCGGCCGCGCCATGGAGGACGTGATCTTTTCGGGGTCGGAATCGCGTGCCGCGACGGGCATGGCGGAGGTCTCGCTCACCTTCCAGAACGACGGCCGGCTGGTGCCGCCGCAATATGCGGGCTTCGGCGAGATCACCGTCACGCGCCGGCTCTTCCGCAACGGAGACAGCGAGTACGAGATCAACAAGGCCGCCTGCCGCCTGATGGACATCACCGAGCTGTTCCTCGGCACCGGCGTCGGCACGCGCGCGTACTCGATCATCGAGCAAGGCCGGATCGGCCTGATCGTCAGCGCCAAGCCGGAAGACCGCCGCGCCTTCATCGAGGAAGCGGCGGGCGTCACCAAGTACAAGGCGCGCCGCAAGCAGGCCGAGCGGAAGCTGGAGGCTACCGATCAGAACCTTCTCCGCCTCTCCGACGTGGTCGGCGAAGTCAGCAAGAGGCTGCAGTCCCTGGAGCGGTCGGCAAAGAAGGCTACGAGGTTCCGCGAGCTCCGGGCGGAGCTGCGCGAGCTGGAGCTGCTCGCCTCCTGCCGCCAGTACCTGGCGTTCCGGGACACGGAAAGCGGGCAGGCCCGGGAGCTGAGCGAGGCGGGTGAAGCCGAGAACGTCGCGCTCGCGCATGCCGCGCGCCTCGAGGCGGGCCTCTCCGCGGTCGAGGACGAGAAGAAGGTGCAACAGCTGGCCGATCAGTCCCACGCCATCGACAAGCAGCTCCGCCTCTCCGAGCAGGAGATGGAGTTCGCCAAGCGGGAGCGGGAGACCATCGCTACCCGCCAGGCGCAGCACGAGGAGGAGGTCTCGCTCCTCGGAGTGCGCCTCGAGTTGCTCGGGCGCGAAGAGGAGGGGCTGCGCCTGGAGGGGCAGAAGCTGGCCGATGCCTCCGCCGAGGACGAGACGCGCCAGAAGCAAGCCGAGGAGTCTCTGCAGTCGGCGCTCAAGGAAATCCACGACGCGCAGCACACGGTGGAAGGCGAACGGCACGAGGCGGTGAGCGTCCTCACGCGACTGGCCAATCACCGCACGAATCTCGTCAACCTGGAGAAGCGCCGCACCGAGCTCGGCGGGCGACTGCAGAAGACGTCGGCGGAGAAGGAGCAGCTGGAGGCGCGCGCGCAGGAGCTCGCGCGCCAGCGCGACGAGCTGGCGCAGAAGCTGGCGGAGGCGCAGGCGAAGCGCCGCGAGCTGCACGAGCACAAGGTCGCCACCGAGGCGGATCTCGCCGCTGGACGCGCCGAGCAGCGCGAGAGCGAGACGCAGCTCATCAAGCTCCGCGAGGAGCTGGCCGACCGGCGCAGCCGCCTCACCTCGCTGCTCGAGCTGCAGAAGAACTTCGAGGGATACGGGCGCGGCGTGAAGGCGATCATGCTGCGCGCGGAGGAGGAGCGGCGCCGGGACGGCGTCTACGGGCTCGTCGCCGACGTCCTGCGGGTGGAGCGGCGCTACGAGCGCGCCATCGAGGCGGTGTTGGGAGAGCGGCTGCAGCTCGTGCTGGTCGAGAGCCACGCCGCCGGCCTCAAGGCGGTGGACTATCTGCGCAAGGCCGCACAGGGGCGCGCTTCCTTCGTTCCGCTCACCGAGATGGAGCAGCTCCCGCTGGTTCCGGAGGCCGCCGCGTTGCCGGCGCCGGAAGATACGGTGCGCGCTGTCGACGTGGTGGCCTGCGCCCCGGAGCACGAGCGGGTGCGCAACTACCTGCTCGCGGACGTCTTCCTCTGCGAGACGCTGGCGGCGGCCCTCGCGCTGTGGGCGCGGAACCCGGGTGAGCGGACCTTCGTCTCCACCGACGGCGAGGTGGTCGACAAGGAGGGCGTCGTTTCCGGCGGCGCGCTCGAGGGCGTCGGGGATGGACTGCTGCACAAGCGGCGCGAAGTGCAGGAGCTGGCGGACACGGTGCAAGAGCTCGAGGCGCGGCTGCAACTGGCGACCGAGCGAGTGCAGCAGCTCGGTGCGCGCGTCCAGGCCACCGACACGCAGGTCAAGCGGCTGCTTCACGAGGAGCGCGAAGAGGAACTCTCCCACCTTCGCCTCGAGCGGGACGTCGCGCGGCTGCAGGAGGACCTCGGCCGCATCGCCCAACGCGACCAGGTGCTCCGGCACGAGACCGAGCACCTCGAGTCGGCGATGGGCGAGGTGGCCCGCGAGGAGCAGGCTTCGCGCGAGGCCGTCGCCGCCGGCGAGGGCGAGCAGAGCGAGCGAGAGGCGCGGCTGCGCGCGCTGCAGGCCGATCTGTCCCGGGCGCGGGAGCGCGCGGAGTCCGTCCAGGCCGAGGTGACCAAGGCCAAGGTGAGCAACGCCGCCATCGCGGAGCGGCGCGAAGGCGTGGGCCGGTCGCTGCAGCGTCTCCTCGACTCCCGCTCGGAAGTCGAGTCGCGCCGCGAGAAGCTCCGAACCGAGATCGACCAGGGCAAGGAGCGCGACGCCGCGCTGCAGGCGAAGGGACAGGTCGCGCAAGAGGAGCTGCGCCGCCTTCTCGCCGAGTCGGAGCGCCTCCGCGACGAGCTCGGGCGGGCGCGGGCCCGGTACGAGCAGGCGCAGGAGCGGCTCCGCGGCGGAGACGAGGAGGTGCGCACGGCGCGCGAGGAGGCGCGAGCGGTCGGCGAGCGCCGCGGCAAGTCGGAGCTGGCGCTGCAGGGTACGCGGCTCGAGATCAACCACCTCGAGCAGCAGGTCCGCGAACGGCACCTGATGGAGCTGACCGACGTCGCCGCGGCGAAGAAAGATGCCGCGCTGCAGTTGGACGTGACCGTCGCCGAAGAGCAGATGCACTCGCTGCGCGAGAAGATCGACGCGCTCGGCGAGGTGTCGCTCACCGCCATCGACGAGGCACGGGAAGTCGGCGAGCGCTTCGCCTTCCTCTCCTCCCAGAAGGCGGATCTGGAGGAGGCCATCGCCAAGCTGCGGTCGGCGATCGCGCGGATCGATCGGGCATCGAAGGAGCGCTTCCGCGAGACCTTTCAGCTCGTCAACGACCGCTTCCAGCAGGTGTTCCCCCGCCTCTTCCGCGGCGGCAAGGCGGAGCTGCAGCTCGTCGAGGATCCGGCGAACCCGTCGGCGGAGCCGGGCGTGGAGATCGTGGCGCAACCTCCGGGCAAGAAGCTCGCGTCGGTGAACCTCCTCTCCGGCGGAGAGAAGGCCTTGACCGCGGTCTCGCTCATCTTCGCCATCTTCCTGATCAAACCGACTCCGTTCTGCCTCCTCGACGAAGTGGACGCCCCGCTCGACGAGGCGAACGTCGGCCGGTACAACGAGATGGTCCGCGAGATGAGCCGCAGCTCGCAGTTCATCGTGATCACGCACAACAAGCGCACGATGGAAGTGGCGGACTCGCTCTACGGCGTGACCATGGAGGAGCCGGGCATCTCGAAGATCGTCTCGGTCAAGCTCTCCCCACAAGCCGCTACCGCCGCCGCGTAGCGACTCTCCACGCATTCCTGTATCGATCGATCCGACGCCTGCGCGCCGCCGGCGTCACGCAAGCGAGACATGATCGAGATGCTCCCGAGTGTCACGTGCGGTAATGTCGACACATGCGCATCTCGACAGTCGCGGTAATTGCCACGGTGTTCGTTGCGGTGAGGGCGCGCGCGGATGACACCAAGCCGCCACAGATCTCGGAAGTGCGGGCGAGCCTGAAAGGCGGGCAGGTCCAGATCGAGGCCCGCATCACCGACGAGACCGGCGTGCTCTCCGCCATCTGCCATCACCGCGGCGCCGGAGGCAGGGCCGAGGATTCGCCGATGATGAGGAACGACTACGACGACGTGTTTCGCGCCAGCTTCCCGGGCGGGCTGGACACCGAGTACTGGATCGAAGCCAGCGATCTCCTCGGAAACGGGCCCGCGACCTATGGGTCGTCGGCGAAGGCGTTCGCCGTGGGCTCCGCGGCGCCGGCGGAGAAAACGCCTCGCGCGCAGCCGCCTCCGCGAAAGCAGGCGGAGCCGAGACCGCCGCGCGAACGGGTCACGGCCAAGGCCGCGCCGCCGCCCTCCGTCGAGCACAGCCGACCCGGAACCTCGCCTCCCGAGGGACGCGACTTCCTGGTGCGCACGAAGATCAGGAGCGAATCTCCGGTCGCGCTCGCCGTCCTCCAGGTGCGCCCGCAGGGCAACACCACCTTCACCAACATGCCGCTGACGCGCACCGAGGGCGAGACCTGGGAGGCGCAGATCCCCGCGGCGATGGCGCACGGCAATGTGGAGTACTTCATCACCGCCAGGAACGAGGCCGGGCAGGCGACCCGCCAGGGAGAGGGCGGCTCCCGCGCTCCCTACGTGATCGCATTCAAGAAGGCCGTAGTCACTGCCACGCCGCAGGCCGCCCCGGCGACGACCGCTCCGCCGCAAGCGACGGGCCCCTTCATCTTCACCGACAATCCGCCGGTGCGGATCCCGCCTGGGCGTCCGTTCGTGCTGCGCGCGCAAGTGGTGCCGCCGACGGACAAGGGCGAGATGCCCGACCGGGTCGCCATCCTCTGGCGCGGCAACGACGCGCAGGATCAGCTCACCGACATGGTGCGCGACGAGACCGGCGGGTGGGGCGGGTACAAGGCCGAGTTGCCGCCGCAGGACGAGGGAGCGATCTTCTTCCAGATCGTCGCCTGCGACGCCGCCGCCACCAAGTGCGGCATCGACACCGGCAGCAAGCGCAAGTGGCACGCGACCGCCATCGCCGCACAGGCGGGCGCTTCCAGGCCGCTGCCGCTCGACGCGGTGAGCACCAAGGCTCCTCCCACGCTTCCGGAGTAATCCGGTCCAGGCCTTGCTTTTTGCCCGCGGCTGAGCGATCTGCGCGCTCCCGTGCTGCTCGCGCTCGAAACCACGCAGATCGCCATCGCGGTCGCCCTGCTGATCGCCGCGGCGCTGATCATCGCGCTGCTCGCCCGCGCCTTCGTCTCCCGCAGGGCGCGTCCTCCCGGCGAGCTGCCCGCGGCGCCAGAACGCGAGACCATCGAGCCCGCGAAGGTCTCCATCTCAGAGGCGGCGCCGCCAGCGGAGCGCGTTGCCCGCGAGAAGCGCGCGCGGGAAGAGCTCGCCGAATCGGAGCAGCGGCTCGAGGTGGCGCACGAGGCCGCCCGCCGCGAGCCGCAGTCCTCCGCCGCCCGTG includes:
- a CDS encoding DNA-3-methyladenine glycosylase; translated protein: MEPLPRSFYDRNAVKVAPALLGCILARRVRGAYVLGRIVETEAYVGEHDLACHARAGRTARTEVMYGEPGHAYVYLIYGIHQMLNCVCGPGSDANAVLIRSVEPVPDSLPWLHSTARGPGNVCKAFGVKASHNRADLCDPQGELIVLPRRGRPRIARGPRVGVDYAGKWAAEPLRFCDADSPHVSRPAQSQK
- the smc gene encoding chromosome segregation protein SMC: MKIRRLEISGFKSFADRVVFSFDEGITGVVGPNGCGKSNVVDAVRWAMGEQSAKHLRGRAMEDVIFSGSESRAATGMAEVSLTFQNDGRLVPPQYAGFGEITVTRRLFRNGDSEYEINKAACRLMDITELFLGTGVGTRAYSIIEQGRIGLIVSAKPEDRRAFIEEAAGVTKYKARRKQAERKLEATDQNLLRLSDVVGEVSKRLQSLERSAKKATRFRELRAELRELELLASCRQYLAFRDTESGQARELSEAGEAENVALAHAARLEAGLSAVEDEKKVQQLADQSHAIDKQLRLSEQEMEFAKRERETIATRQAQHEEEVSLLGVRLELLGREEEGLRLEGQKLADASAEDETRQKQAEESLQSALKEIHDAQHTVEGERHEAVSVLTRLANHRTNLVNLEKRRTELGGRLQKTSAEKEQLEARAQELARQRDELAQKLAEAQAKRRELHEHKVATEADLAAGRAEQRESETQLIKLREELADRRSRLTSLLELQKNFEGYGRGVKAIMLRAEEERRRDGVYGLVADVLRVERRYERAIEAVLGERLQLVLVESHAAGLKAVDYLRKAAQGRASFVPLTEMEQLPLVPEAAALPAPEDTVRAVDVVACAPEHERVRNYLLADVFLCETLAAALALWARNPGERTFVSTDGEVVDKEGVVSGGALEGVGDGLLHKRREVQELADTVQELEARLQLATERVQQLGARVQATDTQVKRLLHEEREEELSHLRLERDVARLQEDLGRIAQRDQVLRHETEHLESAMGEVAREEQASREAVAAGEGEQSEREARLRALQADLSRARERAESVQAEVTKAKVSNAAIAERREGVGRSLQRLLDSRSEVESRREKLRTEIDQGKERDAALQAKGQVAQEELRRLLAESERLRDELGRARARYEQAQERLRGGDEEVRTAREEARAVGERRGKSELALQGTRLEINHLEQQVRERHLMELTDVAAAKKDAALQLDVTVAEEQMHSLREKIDALGEVSLTAIDEAREVGERFAFLSSQKADLEEAIAKLRSAIARIDRASKERFRETFQLVNDRFQQVFPRLFRGGKAELQLVEDPANPSAEPGVEIVAQPPGKKLASVNLLSGGEKALTAVSLIFAIFLIKPTPFCLLDEVDAPLDEANVGRYNEMVREMSRSSQFIVITHNKRTMEVADSLYGVTMEEPGISKIVSVKLSPQAATAAA